GCCGCTGCTGGTCGAGAAAGCAAGTGACGAGTTGCTGAGCGGGTTCAAAGACGAGCACGGTGCGGAGGTGCACCGCGAGCAGCTCGAGGCGCACATCCTGGACTTGGTGCGTCAGGACTTGAAGGACCCCGCGTTGAAACGGTTGCAGGGCCACGTTTGGCGCTCCGGGTACGAGGACGGGTCGATTAAAGCACCAGTGTACGCTGACGCGGTGGATCTGTTGCAGAGACATAAGGGGAGCGTGTACATATACTCTAGTGGGAGTGTTGAGGCTCAGAAACTGTTGTTTGCGCACGTTAAGGGCGTTCCGGGGGACTTGACGCCGTTTATTGCCGGTTACTTCGACATCACTACTTCTGGACGCAAGACGGACAGCGAG
This DNA window, taken from Huiozyma naganishii CBS 8797 chromosome 7, complete genome, encodes the following:
- the UTR4 gene encoding putative acireductone synthase UTR4 (similar to Saccharomyces cerevisiae UTR4 (YEL038W); ancestral locus Anc_1.481) produces the protein MTFDALLLDIEGTVCPIAFVKDVLFPYFVAQVPLLVEKASDELLSGFKDEHGAEVHREQLEAHILDLVRQDLKDPALKRLQGHVWRSGYEDGSIKAPVYADAVDLLQRHKGSVYIYSSGSVEAQKLLFAHVKGVPGDLTPFIAGYFDITTSGRKTDSESYRSISQQIGKAAERVLFLSDNILELDAAGEAGMQCGLALREGNAPLAHSNSDEYTEYRTFSEL